One Parafrankia discariae DNA segment encodes these proteins:
- a CDS encoding collagen-binding domain-containing protein, whose translation MKHSKTVGGDGQNYRVGLNNPGSYVLPGDSAPTSFVVGGQLDFAGSPAGGTVTVLGNSYAKVANLANATGLPQGGVTQVVPAGGGAGTTPALFINSSQPAASVAGTSGFNLPSMFATYRDLNSHIASCALTISLLDRNGQAPWNGTDPTATIPLRTGQNILNLTGAQLARSRNINPAPGSVQPSASTTLVVNVVAPGSYSFAVPNVSWQGNEPSRHVLWNFTATGTLTLPSGSNTVWGTIYAPNAALVDLSSSNIEGNVVVRTVQEGTFGGVNGGEIHSAPFSNLVTCAAAPAPAITVTKSVAQSSFSAAGQTLNYSYLVTNSGNTTLTGVVVNDARSGVSAVTCPVTILSAGASTTCTATDAI comes from the coding sequence GTGAAGCATTCCAAAACCGTCGGGGGAGATGGCCAGAACTATCGCGTCGGGCTGAACAATCCCGGCAGCTACGTCCTGCCCGGGGACAGCGCGCCCACGTCCTTCGTCGTCGGCGGCCAGCTCGACTTCGCCGGCAGCCCGGCGGGCGGCACGGTGACCGTGCTCGGGAACTCGTACGCCAAGGTCGCGAACCTGGCGAACGCCACGGGGCTGCCGCAGGGCGGGGTCACCCAGGTGGTGCCGGCCGGCGGCGGCGCGGGTACCACTCCGGCGCTGTTCATCAACTCCTCGCAGCCGGCGGCCTCGGTGGCGGGCACGAGCGGGTTCAACCTGCCGAGCATGTTCGCGACCTACCGTGATCTCAACTCGCACATCGCCAGCTGCGCCCTGACGATCAGCCTGCTGGACCGGAACGGCCAGGCGCCCTGGAACGGGACCGATCCGACCGCGACGATCCCGCTGCGCACCGGCCAGAACATCCTGAACCTGACCGGCGCTCAGCTCGCCCGGTCGCGGAACATCAACCCGGCGCCCGGCAGCGTGCAGCCGTCCGCGTCCACCACGCTGGTCGTCAACGTGGTCGCGCCGGGCAGCTACTCCTTCGCCGTCCCGAACGTGAGCTGGCAGGGCAACGAGCCGTCGCGGCACGTGCTGTGGAACTTCACCGCCACCGGCACCCTCACCCTCCCGTCGGGCAGCAACACCGTCTGGGGCACGATCTACGCGCCGAACGCGGCCCTGGTCGACCTCAGCTCGTCCAACATCGAGGGCAACGTCGTCGTCCGCACCGTCCAGGAGGGCACCTTCGGGGGGGTGAACGGCGGCGAGATCCACTCCGCCCCGTTCAGCAACCTGGTGACCTGCGCGGCCGCCCCGGCCCCCGCGATCACCGTGACGAAGTCGGTCGCGCAGAGCTCGTTCAGCGCCGCCGGCCAGACCCTGAACTACTCGTACCTGGTCACCAACAGCGGTAACACGACCCTCACGGGCGTCGTCGTGAACGACGCCCGTTCCGGCGTCTCGGCGGTCACCTGCCCGGTGACGATCCTGTCCGCGGGCGCGTCCACGACCTGCACCGCCACCGACGCGATCTGA
- a CDS encoding acyl-CoA dehydrogenase family protein produces MSRTITAAGLTALVDDLLSSHPPAATDPHEFLGARFDTGLAWVWAGPADGGLGADPALQPLVERRLAAAGAPAPFRYNPIGIGMTGPTLLTHGTSEQRAAYLRPLFAGTEVWSQLFSEPGAGSDVAGLATRARRDGDGWIIDGQKVWTSYAHLARRGLLIARTDPDVPKHAGLTAFVVDLSAPGVEVRPLRQLTGEAEFNEVFFTAAHIPDTDRLGPVGAGWRVATTTLMNERVSLGGGLSGSGGADPGATVLAAYREAADRGDGNPVRRDQAVRLWIEANVNALTASRAAAGGNSGRPGPEGSVLKLAGAEHSRRAAAYLVDLLGPAGTIIPDYRVTRPGLPLGGDGPRDTAAAFLRSRANTIEGGTSEILRNILGERVLGLPGDIRVDKDVSWRDIPR; encoded by the coding sequence ATGTCCCGGACCATTACCGCCGCGGGGCTGACCGCCCTCGTCGACGACCTGCTGAGCAGCCACCCACCGGCCGCGACGGACCCGCACGAGTTCCTCGGCGCGCGCTTCGACACCGGGCTCGCCTGGGTCTGGGCCGGGCCGGCCGACGGCGGCCTCGGCGCCGACCCGGCTCTGCAACCCCTGGTCGAGCGGCGGCTCGCCGCCGCGGGCGCGCCGGCGCCGTTCCGGTACAACCCGATCGGCATCGGCATGACCGGGCCGACCCTGCTCACCCACGGCACATCCGAACAGCGCGCGGCCTACCTGCGCCCGCTGTTCGCCGGCACCGAGGTCTGGAGCCAGCTGTTCAGCGAGCCCGGCGCCGGCTCGGACGTCGCCGGCCTCGCCACCCGGGCCCGCCGCGACGGCGACGGGTGGATCATTGACGGGCAGAAGGTGTGGACGTCCTACGCGCACCTCGCCCGCCGGGGCCTGCTGATCGCCCGCACCGATCCGGACGTGCCCAAGCACGCCGGGCTGACCGCCTTCGTGGTGGATCTGAGCGCGCCCGGGGTCGAGGTGCGCCCGCTGCGGCAGCTGACCGGCGAGGCCGAGTTCAACGAGGTCTTCTTCACCGCGGCCCACATCCCGGACACCGACCGCCTCGGCCCGGTGGGCGCGGGCTGGCGGGTCGCCACCACCACGCTGATGAACGAGCGGGTCTCCCTCGGCGGGGGGCTCAGCGGCAGCGGCGGCGCCGACCCGGGCGCCACGGTCCTCGCCGCCTACCGGGAGGCCGCCGACCGCGGCGACGGGAACCCGGTGCGCCGCGACCAGGCCGTCCGGCTGTGGATCGAGGCGAACGTCAACGCGCTGACCGCGTCGCGCGCGGCGGCCGGCGGGAACAGCGGCCGGCCCGGGCCCGAGGGCTCGGTGCTCAAACTGGCCGGCGCCGAGCACAGCCGCCGCGCGGCGGCGTACCTGGTGGACCTGCTGGGCCCGGCGGGCACCATCATCCCGGACTACCGGGTGACCCGCCCGGGCCTGCCCCTCGGCGGCGACGGCCCCCGCGACACCGCGGCCGCGTTCCTGAGATCACGCGCCAACACGATCGAAGGCGGGACGTCGGAGATCCTGCGCAACATACTCGGCGAGCGGGTACTCGGCCTGCCCGGCGACATCCGCGTCGACAAGGATGTGTCCTGGCGTGACATACCGCGCTGA
- a CDS encoding acyl-CoA dehydrogenase family protein: MSLVFSDEQEELRRTVRSFLEHASPESEVRRLMESDDGYDPAVWRQMATQLGLQGLHVPEEYGGSGFGYVELGIVLEEMGARLLCAPFLSSAVLATGALLAVDDALARKELLPGLVSGTAIGTLGLAGPTGRTEPTSPGLLASRGAGGYTLRGTRHFVLDGALADLILVTAWAEGGLSLFAVPGDAAGLTRSRLPVMDLTRKQADLTFSDTPARLIGAEGEAGPVIDQVLRLACVALANESTGGARAVLEQAVRHAKDRLQFGRPIGSFQAVKHKCADMLVAVEGSKSVSYHAAQVAAAGNTDRLARAASMAKAYVGEAYFAAAADNIQIHGGIGFTWEHSAHLHFKRAKTSELLFGDPVHHRGLLADRLQV; this comes from the coding sequence GTGAGCCTGGTGTTCTCCGACGAACAGGAAGAGCTGCGCCGCACGGTGCGGTCGTTCCTCGAGCACGCCTCCCCCGAGTCGGAGGTGCGCCGCCTGATGGAGTCCGACGACGGGTACGACCCGGCCGTCTGGCGGCAGATGGCCACCCAGCTCGGGCTGCAGGGGCTGCACGTCCCCGAGGAGTACGGCGGCTCCGGCTTCGGGTACGTGGAGCTCGGCATCGTGCTGGAGGAGATGGGCGCCCGGCTGCTGTGCGCGCCCTTCCTCTCCTCCGCCGTGCTCGCCACCGGCGCGCTGCTCGCGGTGGACGACGCCCTGGCCCGTAAGGAACTGCTCCCCGGTCTCGTGAGCGGGACGGCCATCGGGACCCTGGGGCTCGCCGGCCCCACCGGCCGGACGGAGCCCACCAGTCCCGGGCTGCTCGCGTCCCGCGGCGCCGGCGGGTACACGCTGCGCGGCACCCGGCATTTCGTCCTGGACGGAGCGCTGGCCGATCTCATCCTGGTCACGGCGTGGGCCGAGGGTGGGCTCTCCCTGTTCGCCGTCCCCGGCGACGCGGCGGGCCTTACCCGGTCCCGGTTGCCGGTGATGGACCTGACCCGCAAACAGGCCGATCTCACGTTCAGCGACACCCCGGCCCGGCTGATCGGCGCCGAGGGTGAGGCCGGACCGGTGATCGACCAGGTGCTCCGGCTCGCCTGCGTCGCGCTGGCGAACGAGAGCACCGGCGGCGCCCGGGCCGTCCTCGAACAGGCGGTGCGGCACGCGAAGGACCGCCTGCAGTTCGGCCGTCCGATCGGCTCGTTCCAGGCCGTGAAGCACAAGTGCGCCGACATGCTGGTCGCGGTCGAGGGCTCGAAGTCGGTCTCCTACCACGCGGCACAGGTCGCCGCCGCCGGGAACACCGACCGGCTGGCCCGCGCCGCCTCCATGGCGAAGGCGTACGTCGGGGAGGCGTACTTCGCCGCGGCGGCGGACAACATCCAGATCCACGGCGGGATCGGCTTCACCTGGGAGCACTCCGCGCACCTGCACTTCAAACGCGCGAAGACCTCCGAGCTGCTCTTCGGTGACCCGGTGCACCACCGCGGCCTGCTGGCCGACCGTCTCCAGGTCTGA
- a CDS encoding acetamidase/formamidase family protein — protein MSVLQCGSGEVPGEHYLPSSPKTVTWGRLPSAATDPVLEVAAGATVTIDTVSHEGLMEDQGRDPVAFWAEHAVPAESVLLDAIDIARDVSHYRGLDGPHLVTGPVRVDGARPGDILKVEFLELRPRVPYGLVSSRHGRGALPGELPVGPDGALADRYSQFCAVDVAAGRAVMRYGEDRQIGFPIAPFMGLTGITPAGDKALNTIPPGAFGGNLDVRDLVAGAVLYLPVQIPGAGFYTGDPHLAQGHGEVSLTALEASLRTTVRLTPLPAAAALPFGAGSGGPFGETPEHWIAIGLHNDLDEAMRLAVREALRVLRQVRDVPVMVAYSYLSAAADFVVSQVVDDVKGVHCLIRKRDFPAW, from the coding sequence ATGTCCGTCCTGCAGTGCGGGTCCGGAGAGGTCCCGGGGGAGCACTACCTGCCCTCGTCGCCCAAGACGGTCACCTGGGGCCGGCTGCCCAGCGCGGCGACCGACCCGGTGCTGGAGGTGGCGGCGGGCGCCACCGTGACCATCGACACCGTCTCGCACGAGGGTCTCATGGAGGACCAGGGCCGCGACCCGGTCGCCTTCTGGGCGGAGCACGCCGTCCCGGCGGAGTCGGTTCTGCTCGACGCGATCGACATCGCCCGGGACGTCTCCCACTACCGCGGGCTCGACGGCCCGCACCTGGTCACCGGTCCGGTGCGGGTGGACGGCGCGCGGCCCGGCGACATCCTCAAGGTGGAGTTCCTCGAGCTGCGCCCGCGGGTGCCCTACGGGCTGGTCTCCAGCCGGCACGGCCGGGGCGCGCTGCCCGGTGAGCTTCCGGTCGGCCCCGACGGCGCGCTCGCCGACCGCTACAGCCAGTTCTGCGCGGTGGACGTCGCCGCCGGGCGGGCCGTGATGCGCTACGGCGAGGACCGGCAGATCGGCTTCCCGATCGCGCCGTTCATGGGCCTCACCGGCATCACCCCGGCCGGGGACAAGGCCCTCAACACGATCCCGCCCGGCGCGTTCGGCGGGAACCTCGACGTCCGCGACCTCGTCGCCGGGGCGGTGCTCTACCTGCCGGTGCAGATCCCCGGCGCGGGCTTCTACACCGGTGATCCGCATCTGGCCCAGGGCCACGGCGAGGTGTCGCTGACCGCCCTGGAGGCCTCGCTGCGCACGACCGTCCGGCTCACCCCGCTTCCGGCCGCCGCGGCGCTGCCCTTCGGCGCGGGTTCCGGCGGCCCCTTCGGTGAGACGCCGGAGCACTGGATCGCCATCGGCCTGCACAACGATCTCGACGAGGCCATGCGGCTGGCCGTCCGGGAGGCGCTGCGGGTGCTGCGCCAGGTCCGGGACGTCCCGGTGATGGTCGCCTACAGCTATCTCTCGGCCGCCGCCGACTTCGTGGTCAGTCAGGTCGTCGACGACGTGAAGGGTGTGCACTGCCTGATCCGCAAGCGGGACTTCCCGGCCTGGTAG